A portion of the Glycine max cultivar Williams 82 chromosome 10, Glycine_max_v4.0, whole genome shotgun sequence genome contains these proteins:
- the NRT1-3 gene encoding putative nitrate transporter NRT1-3, whose product MTMEEGRVENEDYTQDGTVNIKGKPILRSKSGGWKACSFVVVYEVFERMAYYGISSNLILYLTTKLHQGTVSSANNVTNWVGTIWMTPILGAYIADAFLGRYWTFVIASTVYLSGMSLLTLAVSLPSLKPPQCFEKDVTKCAKASTLQLAVFYGALYTLAVGTGGTKPNISTIGADQFDDFHPKEKLHKLSFFNWWMFSIFFGTLFANSVLVYIQDNVGWTLGYALPTLGLLVSIMIFVAGTPFYRHKVPAGSTFTRMARVIVAACRKSKVPVPSDSKELYELDKEGYAKKGSYRIDHTPTLKFLDKACVKTDSNTSPWMLCTVTQVEETKQMIRMIPILVATFVPSTMMAQINTLFVKQGTTLDRHLGSFKIPPASLAAFVTVSLLVCIVLYDRFFVKIMQRFTKNPRGITLLQRMGIGLVIHTLIMIIASGTESYRLKVAREHGVVESGGQVPLSIFILLPQFILMGTADAFLEVAKIEFFYDQSPEHMKSIGTSYSTTTLGLGNFISSFLLSTVSNITKKNGHKGWILNNLNESHLDYYYAFFAILNFLNLIFFAYVTRYYVYRVEVSDSIDKLAKELKEKTVSNVVNPKD is encoded by the exons TATATGAGGTATTCGAAAGAATGGCTTATTATGGGATATCATCAAATTTGATTCTGTATCTTACAACAAAGCTTCACCAAGGCACAGTTTCCTCTGCAAACAATGTCACCAATTGGGTTGGTACCATTTGGATGACACCCATATTAGGCGCCTACATTGCTGACGCTTTCCTTGGCCGCTATTGGACTTTTGTCATAGCCTCCACCGTTTATCTCTCG GGTATGTCTCTGCTTACACTGGCAGTGTCCCTTCCTAGCCTGAAGCCACCTCAATGCTTTGAAAAGGATGTGACAAAATGTGCCAAAGCCTCCACACTACAGCTTGCAGTGTTCTATGGTGCACTCTACACTCTAGCAGTGGGAACAGGAGGAACCAAGCCCAACATCTCCACCATAGGAGCTGATCAGTTTGATGATTTTCACCCTAAAGAGAAGCTACACAAGCTATCCTTCTTCAATTGGTGGATGTTCAGCATTTTCTTTGGGACACTCTTTGCAAACAGTGTTCTAGTTTATATCCAAGATAATGTAGGGTGGACTCTTGGGTATGCTCTTCCAACTCTTGGCCTTTTAGTGTCAATCATGATATTCGTGGCTGGCACACCCTTCTATAGGCACAAAGTGCCTGCAGGGAGCACCTTCACTAGAATGGCTAGGGTCATTGTGGCTGCTTGTAGGAAATCAAAAGTTCCTGTTCCTAGTGACTCTAAAGAACTATATGAGCTTGACAAGGAAGGGTATGCAAAGAAAGGGAGCTACAGAATTGACCACACTCCAACATTAAA GTTCCTTGATAAGGCCTGTGTGAAAACAGATTCAAACACTAGTCCATGGATGCTGTGTACTGTTACTCAAGTAGAGGAGACAAAACAAATGATAAGGATGATTCCAATCTTGGTTGCTACATTTGTGCCTAGCACAATGATGGCTCAGATAAATACCCTTTTTGTGAAGCAAGGTACTACTCTAGACAGACACCTTGGAAGCTTCAAAATTCCCCCAGCAAGTTTGGCTGCCTTTGTTACCGTGTCCTTGCTTGTGTGCATTGTGCTCTATGACCGTTTCTTTGTGAAGATCATGCAAAGGTTTACCAAGAACCCAAGAGGCATTACCCTTCTTCAGAGGATGGGAATTGGCCTTGTAATCCACACATTGATCATGATCATTGCATCTGGGACTGAAAGCTATAGACTCAAGGTTGCAAGAGAACATGGCGTGGTTGAAAGTGGAGGGCAAGTTCCTTTGAGCATATTCATTTTGCTTCCTCAGTTTATACTTATGGGAACTGCTGATGCATTCTTAGAGGTTGCAAAAATTGAGTTTTTCTATGATCAATCCCCGGAACACATGAAGAGCATTGGAACTTCATATTCCACAACTACCTTAGGCCTTGGTAACTTCATCAGTTCCTTTCTTCTCTCAACAGTGTCAAATATCACCAAGAAAAATGGTCACAAGGGGTGGATTTTGAACAATCTGAATGAGTCTCATCTTGACTACTACTATGCATTTTTTGCAATATTAAACTTCCTCAACCTCATCTTCTTCGCGTATGTTACTAGGTACTATGTATATAGGGTTGAAGTTTCAGATTCCATAGACAAGCTTGCAAAAGAACTGAAGGAAAAGACCGTGTCCAACGTTGTGAATCCAAAAGACTAG